The Schistocerca nitens isolate TAMUIC-IGC-003100 chromosome 2, iqSchNite1.1, whole genome shotgun sequence nucleotide sequence CAGCTCACTGAAATATTCGGCCCATTGGTCTAAAACCTGTTCTTCTCCTCCTGTAAAATTTCCTTCTTCATCTCAGCAGAATACTGTATGTGGTTGGAAGCCTTTCTTCAGTTCCTGAACTCTCTTGAAGAATTTTCTTACTTCTTGTTCATTATACTCTTCTTCTAGCTCCGTAATCCATCTCCTCTCTAATTCTTGTTTTTTTCTTCTGCAAATCCTATCTGCCTCTTTCATTTTCTTCATGAATGAATTCTCCTGTATTAGATCTTGTTGTCCTGTTTATCATTTTCTTCCTTGCCTCATTTATCTCTTCCACTGCCTTTTTACAATCTTCATCACACCATCCTGCCCTTTGACCCTTTCTTCTAAACCTGAAACTTCTTCTGCACTTTCTTGTAGATCCTCTTTAATCATACTCCACTTCCCTTAAATTCTTTCCAGAGCCTCACACTTCTTCTGcagttctgtttcatacttttcggATACTCCCTTCTCTTTCAATTTGGAAACATTGTATCTTTGTGGAGCTTTTCTCTTCCCTCTGGATCTATAGATGGCTGTGCATTGTCTGAATTTCCCTCTTACCATAAAATGATCCAAATCACAGTCCACCTCCTTGCAGCTATCAACTTCAAGGATGTCAGACGCATGTCCCCTGTCAATTACCATATGGTCAGTTTGATTAAAAGTAGTGCCATCTGGCGAGTTCCATGTGGCTTTCCTTATGTTCATTCTCTGGAGCGACATACTCTTCACTACCATTCCATTGCCCATGGCAAAGTCTATAAgtctttttccatttttatttgacACACCAAGCAGGCTTTCATTTCCTACTATTTCTCTAAAAGCTTCTTCTTTTCCCACTTTTGCATT carries:
- the LOC126234243 gene encoding craniofacial development protein 2-like, which codes for MGDFNAKVGKEEAFREIVGNESLLGVSNKNGKRLIDFAMGNGMVVKSMSLQRMNIRKATWNSPDGTTFNQTDHMVIDRGHASDILEVDSCKEVDCDLDHFMVRGKFRQCTAIYRSRGKRKAPQRYNVSKLKEKGVSEKYETELQKKCEALERI